The Mycolicibacterium mucogenicum DSM 44124 genomic sequence GGCATTCGCGACGCGCAGGCTTACGGTCCGTGTAGCGGTTCCGCGTGTGATTGCCGCGACCGCATACTCGGAAGCTACTTTCATGGCTCCGTATGACGAAATTGGGTCAGGGCACTCTGATTCACGATGAGCAGCTGACCCTTCGCCATACACCGTCCCGCCTGAAGATAGATAGATAAAGCAACCTACGTGCGCAGCTACCGCCTGCTCCGCCAGCCAACTCGAAACACCTACCGATGACGCCAACGCTGTGGCGGGTGACTCTTGGACTGTCGCCGGAACATAGGATGATGCAGCGTCGACGACGACATCGACGCAATCGAGAAGCTCCTCGAGCCGGAAGCCCAATTCGACGCGACCGTGGACAAAATCGACTGCGTGATCCAGCAGCAAGTTGGGGTGGGGCGCAAGCGCAGTCACCGAATCACCCTGTTGGATAAATCGATTGGCAATTCCACTGCCGAGGAGTCCGGCTCCGACCACGAGGATTTTCAGAGTGGTACCCCGGCTTCGGCATACGCCATCGAGAGCCTTTCGACGAACTTTGATCGGCTCAGTTCCAGTCGTGAGTACTCCATGGCCTCCTTGCCCATTTTTGTGAATCGCTCCTTATCGCAGATGGCGTTGCACAGCTCAGCCGCCAATGCATCGACGTCCCCTGGCTTGACCATGACGCCGCGATCAGTTCCCAGGAGGTCCGGAACTCCGCCGACCTGTGTGCCGACTACGGGCACCCCGAGTGTCATCGCCTGATAGATCACCAGCGGCGATACCTCGTGCCAGATTGATGGAACGACGAGGGCAGCAGCTGCCAACATTTCGGCTTCGGCTGCGCTGCCCCAGGCGGTCCCTACGAATTCAACTGGTGCGGAGAGGGATTCGGCCAGATCTTTCAGCTGTGCCTCGAGGCGCCCGGTGCCGACAATGCGCACTGCGACGCCCGAAAGCGCCGCAGCTCTGATGAGGACGTCTACGCCCTTTTCGACGACCAGGCGACCGACGTACAGCACGTGACACCCCGGTGATCTATCCGGTGGAGCCGTCGGCGCAGGCCAAAAGTTGGGAACAATCTTGATGCGATCAGCCTCAATTCCTGCGGCGAGTGCGTTTCGTTGCATCAGCTCGTTGCTCACGAGCACTCTCGAAGCCACGTTGTATGGCTTCATTGCCATGACAGCTGCAGCTTCGACGCCGAGAATGATGCCGCCTGCCCGTGAGCCTCTCCAGCATCGCGTCTGGCCGGGCGCGGTTATCCGCCTTCGCGGCTCATCGAGGCAGATGGTGCATATCTGTTGCGTGACGTCGTTGAGCAGCCTGTAACTCGGGCATGACAACTTGTAGTCGTGTACGGAGAGTAGCGTCGGGATACCTTGCCGCCTGAGCTCCCGCATGAACATCGGGCCAAGCTGGTGGTGGCTGTGTACGACGTGAGCGGCATCGATCTGCTCAGCCTCGAGGAGGCGTTGGATCGCACGAGTGGTCTCGTCGCCAAGAACCGCACGGCGCGCGGTGCGCAGTCGCTGGCGGGCACCAGGCGCAGTTGGATCAACCTCGGGCACAAAGTATTCCCGCGACGGCACGTCGAGGGTGTCCTTCTCAAGCTGAGCGAAGGGAACCACTTCATGGCCGAGTTCCTCAAGAACGTCTTTGAGGTGGAAGCAGTACTCCTCGACACCACCCAGTCGGCGCCAGTACTTGTTGACCAGGAGAATTCTCAAACTTGGACGCCTTCACTCATGTGCGGAAGCCGCACTTGCCTGAACCTGTGGCGATGTAATCCGAAGGCTGTTCGACACTCGCCAACGCACCGGTGCCCCGTTGTCAACTTGCGAATGGCACCTCCGAACGTCGTAGACCGCCAACATCGCGTCTGAATAGTCTTCGATTGAGTAGCGCGCGCCGACCTCGGCGAGGGCGGCGGCAACGATCGAGCGTCCCCCTTCGGGGCGTCGCGCGACGTTGACCATCGCGTCAGCAAGTACGTCCGGGGCGTCGCTCACGCAGTAGAAGAAGTGGTCGGGAAGCGTGCCCTCAATGGCGATGGGCGTTGCGATGACGTTCTTCTGCGCCAGAATTCCGGATATCGTCTTGATTTTCACGCCGGCGCCGTAGCGCAACGGGATTATCACAGTGTCGAAGTGCTCGTAGAAACTGTCGATGTCGTCCACATAACCGGTGACCTCCACGGATTCGCCAATATTCTCGGCTGCATCGCGAAGTTCTTTGGATGGGCGTGAGCCGACAAGGTAGAGGTGCGCCGCGGGCACTTCATCGACCACGTGGGGCCAAATGTGATTCAGTAGCCACAATCCCGCGTCGTTGTTCTCGGGACGGTGGAACGCAGCGACGAATCCGAATGCTTGTGTGTGCGAGGTCCTCGTCGGACCCGGTTTCGCGGTAACAGAATCGGACCGGGTCTTCAGCGGAGGATTGAGCACATGTACGTCGAAGTTCACACCCCGAGCCGACAGCAGGTCGGCGTCCTTTTGACTGAGAACAATCGCGGCGTGGAGTCCACGGACGAGTTGTCGCTCTTGTGCGGTCACGTACCGGAGATACACGCGGCGAAGTGGTCCCCGCCAAGTAGCCACAGCGCGCTCGATGCGTTGGCTCGGCACATCATGCACGTAGCCGATGATCGTTGCCGACGGATTGAGCCTGTGCACGAGCCGCGCGAATATGAAGAACTCTGCCCATTGCAATTCGAC encodes the following:
- a CDS encoding NAD-dependent epimerase/dehydratase family protein, translated to MVGAGLLGSGIANRFIQQGDSVTALAPHPNLLLDHAVDFVHGRVELGFRLEELLDCVDVVVDAASSYVPATVQESPATALASSVGVSSWLAEQAVAAHVGCFIYLSSGGTVYGEGSAAHRESECPDPISSYGAMKVASEYAVAAITRGTATRTVSLRVANAYGPGQNLSRPQGIIGVAWRNHLGASPTTLYAAKSTVRDFVYVDDVGDLCISAAQSEFRGALNCGSGLPVTLNEVLGAMSDVAGAELLIEHQRARSFDVPRSVLDIGLARSLGWEPRVSLREGLERTWKWISTHPG
- a CDS encoding glycosyltransferase family 4 protein; translated protein: MRILLVNKYWRRLGGVEEYCFHLKDVLEELGHEVVPFAQLEKDTLDVPSREYFVPEVDPTAPGARQRLRTARRAVLGDETTRAIQRLLEAEQIDAAHVVHSHHQLGPMFMRELRRQGIPTLLSVHDYKLSCPSYRLLNDVTQQICTICLDEPRRRITAPGQTRCWRGSRAGGIILGVEAAAVMAMKPYNVASRVLVSNELMQRNALAAGIEADRIKIVPNFWPAPTAPPDRSPGCHVLYVGRLVVEKGVDVLIRAAALSGVAVRIVGTGRLEAQLKDLAESLSAPVEFVGTAWGSAAEAEMLAAAALVVPSIWHEVSPLVIYQAMTLGVPVVGTQVGGVPDLLGTDRGVMVKPGDVDALAAELCNAICDKERFTKMGKEAMEYSRLELSRSKFVERLSMAYAEAGVPL
- a CDS encoding glycosyltransferase family 4 protein, which produces MESSDLKVTSLSLALPYDGVDHAGGQLLLHHHRVLLKHCVRLDVFSPDYDHNRPQTGRNFQLDDHHHPAIISFPWWRKTLIGKVLARLWTLAMPVLPDLGACIGFITSRRLRESIRNADVVELQWAEFFIFARLVHRLNPSATIIGYVHDVPSQRIERAVATWRGPLRRVYLRYVTAQERQLVRGLHAAIVLSQKDADLLSARGVNFDVHVLNPPLKTRSDSVTAKPGPTRTSHTQAFGFVAAFHRPENNDAGLWLLNHIWPHVVDEVPAAHLYLVGSRPSKELRDAAENIGESVEVTGYVDDIDSFYEHFDTVIIPLRYGAGVKIKTISGILAQKNVIATPIAIEGTLPDHFFYCVSDAPDVLADAMVNVARRPEGGRSIVAAALAEVGARYSIEDYSDAMLAVYDVRRCHSQVDNGAPVRWRVSNSLRITSPQVQASAASAHE